A genome region from Paracoccus stylophorae includes the following:
- a CDS encoding enolase C-terminal domain-like protein yields the protein MRDVPKLTAPRVTVARVPTDAPESDGTLQWDATTLVLAEIEAGGCTGLGYTYSDPAIGAYIRDTLAQAIAGTSAFDIPAAHRAMQQALRNDGRAGIASMAVSAVDNALWDLKARLLDLSVAQLLGQAQDSVALYGSGGFTSYDDDRLARQLGGWADDGFAFVKMKVGRDPARDPERLRVAREAIGTDCQLFVDANGAFTRKQALAMAEHFAHHNVRWFEEPVSSDDLAGLRLLRDRAPPGMAITAGEYGYDPWYFRRMLQAGAVDVIQADATRCCGITGFLKAARLAEAFHVPISAHCAPALHLHVCAALPDALHLEWFHDHVRIEHMLFDGAPKPSGGRAVPDPARPGFGLEPRRSEIARHAV from the coding sequence ATGCGCGACGTGCCGAAACTGACGGCACCGCGCGTCACGGTGGCGCGAGTCCCGACCGACGCGCCGGAATCCGACGGCACATTGCAATGGGATGCAACGACCCTCGTCCTGGCCGAGATCGAGGCGGGCGGCTGCACCGGACTTGGCTATACCTATAGCGATCCCGCCATTGGCGCCTATATCCGCGATACGCTGGCGCAGGCGATTGCCGGCACCAGCGCCTTCGACATTCCTGCGGCACACCGCGCGATGCAGCAGGCGCTGCGCAACGATGGTCGCGCCGGGATCGCCTCGATGGCGGTTTCGGCGGTGGACAACGCGCTTTGGGATCTGAAGGCGCGACTGCTGGATCTGTCGGTGGCGCAGCTTCTTGGGCAGGCGCAGGACAGCGTGGCGCTGTATGGTTCGGGCGGGTTCACCTCGTATGACGACGACCGGCTTGCGCGGCAACTGGGCGGCTGGGCCGATGACGGGTTCGCCTTCGTCAAGATGAAGGTGGGCCGCGATCCGGCGCGCGACCCGGAACGGCTGCGGGTGGCCCGCGAGGCGATCGGGACGGATTGCCAATTGTTCGTCGATGCCAACGGCGCCTTCACCCGCAAACAGGCGCTGGCGATGGCCGAACACTTTGCTCACCATAACGTGCGCTGGTTTGAGGAGCCGGTCTCGTCCGACGATCTGGCGGGGTTGCGCCTGCTGCGCGACCGCGCGCCGCCCGGTATGGCAATTACGGCGGGTGAATACGGATACGATCCGTGGTATTTCCGCCGGATGCTTCAGGCAGGCGCGGTCGATGTGATTCAGGCTGATGCCACACGCTGCTGCGGCATCACCGGTTTTCTGAAGGCGGCACGTCTGGCCGAGGCGTTTCATGTGCCGATTTCAGCACATTGCGCCCCTGCGCTGCACCTGCATGTCTGCGCGGCCTTGCCGGATGCCCTGCATCTCGAATGGTTTCACGACCATGTGCGCATCGAACACATGCTGTTCGACGGCGCCCCCAAGCCGTCCGGCGGCAGGGCCGTTCCCGATCCCGCGCGACCGGGTTTCGGATTGGAGCCGCGACGCAGCGAGATTGCCCGCCATGCCGTCTGA
- a CDS encoding gluconate 2-dehydrogenase subunit 3 family protein, producing MTDHSHSDRSPPDAMTPHPLAPHPGALSRRGFIGAALGGSALAGLPAFSQTQDAPSLNEVERQFFGATEWQQLNALCDALIPAGGDGPGALETRVPVFIDRQLAGDFGKAATWYMEGHSSLTPIPISGSSPL from the coding sequence ATGACCGATCACTCGCATTCGGATCGCAGCCCTCCTGACGCCATGACCCCGCATCCCCTGGCCCCGCATCCGGGCGCGCTGAGCCGCCGTGGTTTCATCGGCGCGGCGCTTGGGGGCAGTGCCCTGGCCGGTCTGCCGGCGTTTTCCCAGACACAGGACGCGCCATCGCTGAACGAGGTGGAGCGGCAGTTTTTCGGCGCGACCGAATGGCAGCAACTCAACGCGCTTTGCGATGCGCTGATCCCTGCCGGCGGTGACGGACCCGGCGCCTTGGAGACGCGGGTGCCAGTCTTCATCGACCGCCAGCTTGCCGGCGATTTCGGCAAGGCCGCGACATGGTACATGGAGGGCCATTCGAGCCTGACGCCGATCCCAATCTCGGGTTCCAGTCCCCTTTAA
- a CDS encoding gluconate 2-dehydrogenase subunit 3 family protein: MVHGGPFEPDADPNLGFQSPLSPAQIYREGLAWFDDWCSRTEGGAFTDLNAEARDRAVSALMDDKVDFPPKLRDFPDFLLKQTKEGYLADPRHGGNAGMAAWTYIGFPGARGSFLPWTDESRDDAEYPLGPVSISGERA; this comes from the coding sequence ATGGTACATGGAGGGCCATTCGAGCCTGACGCCGATCCCAATCTCGGGTTCCAGTCCCCTTTAAGTCCGGCACAGATCTACCGCGAGGGGCTGGCCTGGTTCGACGACTGGTGCAGCAGGACCGAGGGCGGCGCGTTCACGGATCTGAACGCCGAGGCGCGTGACCGCGCGGTCAGCGCTCTGATGGACGACAAGGTCGATTTCCCCCCCAAGCTGCGCGATTTCCCCGATTTCCTGCTGAAGCAGACGAAAGAAGGCTATCTGGCCGATCCGCGCCATGGCGGGAATGCCGGGATGGCTGCCTGGACCTATATCGGGTTTCCGGGCGCGCGGGGCAGCTTTCTGCCCTGGACCGATGAATCGAGAGACGATGCGGAATATCCGCTTGGGCCGGTATCGATCAGCGGGGAGCGCGCGTGA
- a CDS encoding GMC family oxidoreductase has product MATDMPKKDVVIVGLGWTGSILAMELAQDGLDIVALERGPMRRTVPDFKYPDVLDELTYSHRFELMQRPRESTLTLRHTPNGTARPYRRLGSFLPGHGVGGAGTHWNGQTWRPQAAELRLNSYVTETFGADVMPEGMQIQDWGVTYDELEPHFDRFERLIGCTGLAGNLNGEIREGGNPFEAPRSAEYPLPPLPQTSAGRRFKETAESLGLHPFPRPGGNASRAYKNEYGMQLGPCSYCGFCEWYGCYNYSKATPHTCVLDALYRQKNVEIRTGANVMKVELAEDGKTATGVTYLTDDGEEHFQPADLVLICAYSLHSVHLMLLSGIGQPYDPTTGEGVTGRNYSYQMMGSTSVFFEDADFKPYVGAGIDGYSILDYGIEQIDFAREGFVGGSYITVGHTNGQPIKSMSLPEGTPKWGAGWKQAIGKWYGKSLSIGSHGSNMSYRDCYLDLDPTYRDPFGRPLLRMTFDWKPNDIAMTQFMKRQTERIARAMNGSSWNSSYKDADSHYDIRPYQTTHNVGGAPMGDDPKTSAVNRYLQSWDVHNVFVSGASAFPQNIQFNPTGTVGALTYWMAEAIRKDYLPNPRPLMQGV; this is encoded by the coding sequence ATGGCCACGGACATGCCGAAAAAGGATGTCGTCATCGTCGGATTGGGCTGGACCGGGTCGATCCTGGCGATGGAACTGGCGCAGGACGGGCTGGACATCGTGGCGCTTGAACGCGGGCCGATGCGGCGCACGGTGCCGGATTTCAAGTATCCGGATGTTCTGGACGAATTGACATACTCGCACCGCTTCGAATTGATGCAGCGCCCGCGCGAGTCGACGCTGACCTTGCGGCACACGCCGAACGGCACGGCCCGCCCCTATCGTCGGCTGGGATCGTTCCTGCCGGGTCACGGCGTCGGCGGTGCCGGCACCCACTGGAACGGCCAGACCTGGCGCCCCCAGGCCGCCGAGTTGCGCCTGAACAGCTATGTGACCGAAACATTCGGCGCCGATGTGATGCCCGAAGGCATGCAGATCCAGGACTGGGGCGTCACCTATGACGAGCTTGAGCCGCATTTCGACCGGTTCGAGCGGTTGATCGGCTGCACGGGCCTTGCCGGCAACCTGAACGGCGAGATCCGTGAGGGCGGCAACCCGTTCGAGGCCCCGCGCAGCGCCGAATACCCGCTGCCGCCGCTGCCGCAGACCAGTGCGGGACGGCGCTTCAAGGAGACCGCCGAAAGCCTTGGCCTGCACCCGTTCCCAAGGCCGGGCGGCAACGCGTCGCGCGCCTACAAGAACGAATACGGGATGCAGCTTGGGCCGTGCAGCTATTGCGGGTTCTGCGAATGGTATGGCTGCTACAACTATTCCAAGGCCACACCGCATACCTGCGTGCTTGACGCGCTGTATCGGCAGAAGAACGTCGAGATCCGCACCGGCGCGAACGTCATGAAGGTCGAACTTGCCGAAGACGGCAAGACGGCGACCGGCGTCACCTATCTGACCGACGATGGCGAAGAACATTTCCAGCCGGCTGATCTTGTGCTGATCTGCGCCTATTCCCTGCATTCCGTTCATCTGATGCTGCTGTCAGGGATCGGTCAGCCCTACGACCCCACCACGGGCGAAGGGGTCACGGGCCGCAACTATTCCTATCAGATGATGGGCAGCACCAGCGTGTTCTTCGAGGACGCCGATTTCAAGCCCTATGTCGGGGCCGGCATCGATGGCTATTCGATCCTCGATTACGGGATCGAACAGATCGATTTCGCCCGGGAAGGCTTTGTCGGCGGCAGCTATATCACCGTCGGCCACACCAACGGTCAACCGATCAAGTCAATGAGCCTGCCCGAAGGGACACCGAAATGGGGCGCAGGCTGGAAGCAGGCGATCGGCAAATGGTATGGCAAATCGCTGTCAATCGGCAGCCACGGCTCGAACATGAGCTATCGCGACTGCTATCTGGACCTCGATCCGACCTACAGGGACCCGTTTGGACGCCCGCTTCTGCGGATGACCTTCGACTGGAAGCCGAACGACATCGCGATGACGCAATTCATGAAGCGTCAGACCGAAAGGATCGCCCGCGCCATGAACGGATCAAGCTGGAACTCCAGCTACAAGGACGCAGACAGCCATTACGACATCCGCCCCTATCAGACGACGCATAACGTCGGCGGCGCGCCGATGGGCGACGATCCGAAAACCAGCGCCGTCAACCGGTATCTGCAAAGCTGGGACGTGCATAACGTCTTCGTGTCGGGGGCGTCGGCGTTTCCGCAGAACATCCAGTTCAACCCGACCGGAACCGTCGGCGCGCTGACCTATTGGATGGCCGAGGCGATCCGCAAGGATTACCTGCCGAACCCGCGGCCCTTAATGCAGGGAGTCTGA
- a CDS encoding c-type cytochrome has protein sequence MRLFLRIVAGLVLLGLLVVVALILWPLRLTAPERLTVADDAMAWPAVEKEDYPRLAVVAADCAACHTADDGARFAGGRAFPTPMGTIYSSNITPDDETGIGGYTLDEFRAALVDGVRGDGAHLYPAMPYTNYRKLAERDVAAIYDYMMNQVEPVRNTPPEDEMTFPFNLRFGIRAWKWVSLPRPGFTAASDDPVLARGAYLVEGPEHCGACHSPRNALFVQSGYDASDPDFLSGGELNGWPVPSLRGEDGAPATWSEQALTDYLRTGRNAASGVGGEMTLVVEHSLQELPDSDVAAIVAYLRALAPNGGGSDDGLLVTADGTRAGALRDAQDSTGTIAMLSAADPDEMELGARLYLDNCSGCHFSDGDGSDSVVPRLDGNRIVNADSPVGLIKTILDGAELPSTHLAPYALAMPGFADRLDDAEVAELASFVRRAWSNDAPPVEADAIGQYRE, from the coding sequence ATGAGACTGTTCTTGCGGATTGTCGCGGGTCTGGTCCTTCTGGGTCTTCTGGTCGTGGTGGCGCTGATCCTCTGGCCGCTTCGCCTGACCGCGCCGGAGCGGCTGACCGTCGCAGACGACGCGATGGCCTGGCCTGCGGTCGAAAAGGAAGATTATCCCCGCCTCGCGGTCGTTGCCGCCGACTGCGCGGCCTGCCACACCGCGGATGATGGCGCGCGGTTCGCGGGCGGACGGGCATTTCCCACCCCGATGGGCACGATCTATTCGTCCAATATCACGCCCGACGACGAAACCGGCATCGGCGGGTACACGCTGGACGAATTTCGCGCGGCGTTGGTGGACGGGGTGCGCGGCGACGGTGCCCATCTTTACCCCGCCATGCCCTACACCAATTACCGCAAGCTGGCGGAAAGGGATGTCGCGGCGATCTATGATTACATGATGAACCAGGTCGAGCCGGTGCGGAACACGCCGCCGGAAGACGAGATGACCTTTCCCTTCAACCTGCGCTTTGGCATCAGGGCATGGAAATGGGTGTCGCTGCCCCGGCCCGGCTTTACAGCCGCCAGCGATGATCCGGTGCTGGCCCGGGGTGCCTATCTGGTCGAGGGGCCAGAGCATTGCGGCGCCTGCCACAGCCCGCGCAATGCCCTGTTCGTCCAGTCAGGCTATGATGCCTCGGACCCCGATTTCCTGTCGGGCGGAGAGCTGAACGGATGGCCCGTCCCCTCGCTTCGAGGCGAGGACGGCGCACCGGCAACCTGGTCGGAACAGGCGCTGACCGACTATCTGCGCACCGGGCGCAACGCCGCATCCGGGGTCGGAGGCGAGATGACCCTGGTTGTTGAACACTCGCTGCAGGAACTGCCCGACAGCGACGTCGCGGCCATCGTGGCCTATCTGCGGGCGCTGGCCCCGAACGGCGGCGGCAGCGACGATGGGCTGCTGGTGACTGCGGACGGCACCCGGGCCGGGGCGCTGCGGGATGCGCAGGACAGCACGGGAACCATCGCCATGCTCAGCGCCGCCGATCCCGATGAGATGGAGCTTGGTGCGCGGCTTTACCTGGACAATTGCAGCGGCTGTCACTTCTCGGACGGGGATGGCAGCGACAGCGTTGTACCGCGACTTGACGGGAACCGCATCGTGAACGCCGACTCGCCCGTGGGCCTGATCAAGACCATCCTGGACGGTGCCGAATTGCCCTCGACGCATCTCGCCCCCTACGCGTTGGCGATGCCGGGATTCGCCGACCGGCTGGACGATGCCGAGGTGGCCGAGCTGGCAAGTTTCGTGCGCCGCGCCTGGTCGAACGACGCCCCGCCGGTCGAGGCCGATGCGATCGGTCAGTATCGGGAGTGA
- a CDS encoding cytochrome c3 family protein, with translation MAQIFRKSGDTFLRLGLAALIGIPLIAAMLGMVLVRSEYVTGQDRTPTQPVPFSHAHHTAEIGIDCRYCHIGVETSARAGIPPTSTCMTCHSQLWTEADMLAPVRETYVSGARLEWAPVNTLPDYVYFDHSIHVAKGVACTTCHGPVGDMKLMRQHAPLTMGWCLDCHRAPGPNLSPRAALFSPIPAETATADIAALLAEYHVSDSGLTDCSVCHR, from the coding sequence ATGGCGCAGATATTCCGCAAATCAGGCGACACGTTTCTTCGGCTTGGGCTGGCTGCTTTGATCGGCATTCCCCTGATCGCCGCGATGCTGGGCATGGTTCTTGTCCGGTCGGAATATGTGACCGGACAGGATCGTACGCCGACCCAGCCTGTGCCCTTCAGCCATGCGCATCACACCGCCGAGATCGGGATCGACTGCCGCTATTGCCATATCGGTGTCGAAACCTCTGCACGCGCAGGCATTCCCCCGACATCGACCTGCATGACCTGCCACAGCCAGTTGTGGACCGAGGCCGACATGCTGGCGCCGGTGCGCGAAACCTATGTCAGCGGCGCGCGGCTGGAATGGGCGCCGGTGAACACGTTGCCGGATTACGTCTATTTCGATCACTCGATCCATGTCGCCAAGGGCGTCGCGTGCACCACCTGTCACGGCCCCGTCGGCGACATGAAGCTGATGCGTCAGCACGCGCCGCTTACAATGGGTTGGTGCCTTGATTGTCATCGCGCGCCGGGGCCGAACCTGTCACCGCGCGCTGCGTTATTCTCGCCGATCCCTGCCGAAACCGCGACAGCCGACATCGCGGCGCTGCTGGCGGAATACCATGTCAGCGACAGCGGGCTGACCGATTGCTCGGTGTGCCACCGATGA
- a CDS encoding 4Fe-4S dicluster domain-containing protein has protein sequence MKGAGTSRRDALKLFSGGAAALIAGCRPAGAGIVPYRDMPEGMVPGKPLFFATSLPLAGAGRGVLIESHEGRPAKVHGNPAHPGSLGGTDVFAEAAVLDLFDPSRSTAPLREGRPTGWGALAAELARLSGTDGAVLLTGPVGSPTMARQIARLLTARPGLRHVSYRTAAPALCSDTHQLWPDWGALDAVVSVGADPLGPGPTQIAFAKGWAQARRDRRGVFRSHVFEAGPSLTGAHADRRTALRPSQMSAVAQALQAALDGGAVETPAVAAAARALQRADGRAAVLPGPDLSGAARAAVDRINARIGAPLRRLRPFDVWDDLAPEPVETLLQDMQSGQVPALIVLGANPVYDLGAGFAAAISRVPQRLHFGRHVDETANACIWHGPLHDPLEDWSDLRGPDGTVGLVQPLIAPLHDSRSAHEVLAMMQGPAAASPHAILRETWAEAWGMDGFEDRWMRALHDGVVAGTGPEEVAAAASAGPARPAAAPAGTLETTRCPSPSVLDGSFAANAWLQECPDPFTKQVWGNAVWLSPQDAGDIADGDLVELSSDGDRVILPAIVVKGQAQGCVTLHIGYGRDAAGPIGSGIGARVQDLGPFVTLRPTGERAALARVQSDFGQHGREILKLAHSVPSEPPAQRPSFYAPRESEGHAWGMVIDTDACIGCNACMIACQSENNIPVVGPDEIGRGRNMQWMRVDRYDLDTGGSGFQPVPCMHCEQAPCEPVCPVEASVHDSEGLNVQVYNRCIGTRFCQANCPYKVRHFNFYDYADKQAFENQGADLLQALRNPDVSVRARGVMEKCTYCVQRISAARREAKKENRDIADGEVVTACQAACPAEAIRFGDLNDPGAAVTAAKADPRHYTLLDELGTRPRTTYLARVVPGDEG, from the coding sequence ATGAAGGGCGCAGGAACCTCACGGCGCGATGCGCTCAAGCTTTTTTCCGGCGGTGCTGCGGCGCTGATCGCGGGGTGCCGCCCCGCCGGCGCGGGAATCGTGCCCTATCGCGACATGCCCGAAGGCATGGTACCGGGCAAGCCGCTGTTCTTCGCCACCTCGCTGCCGCTGGCGGGGGCGGGGCGCGGTGTGCTGATCGAAAGCCACGAGGGCCGCCCGGCCAAGGTGCATGGCAACCCTGCCCACCCCGGCAGTCTGGGCGGCACCGACGTGTTTGCCGAGGCTGCGGTGCTGGATCTGTTCGATCCCTCCCGGTCCACCGCGCCGCTGCGTGAGGGGCGCCCGACCGGCTGGGGCGCGCTGGCGGCGGAACTGGCGCGCCTGTCCGGGACTGATGGCGCGGTGCTGCTGACCGGGCCGGTCGGTTCGCCGACGATGGCGCGCCAGATCGCCCGGCTGCTGACGGCGCGGCCCGGGCTGCGCCACGTGTCCTACAGAACCGCCGCCCCTGCGCTGTGCAGCGATACCCACCAGCTTTGGCCGGATTGGGGCGCGCTCGATGCCGTGGTCAGTGTTGGCGCCGACCCGCTGGGGCCGGGACCGACTCAGATCGCCTTTGCCAAGGGCTGGGCGCAGGCCAGACGCGACCGGCGCGGCGTGTTCCGTTCCCATGTGTTCGAGGCAGGCCCGAGCCTGACCGGCGCGCATGCCGACCGTCGCACTGCTCTGCGCCCCTCGCAGATGTCCGCAGTGGCGCAGGCGCTGCAGGCCGCGCTTGACGGGGGCGCGGTCGAAACCCCGGCGGTCGCCGCCGCGGCGCGGGCGCTGCAACGCGCCGACGGTCGCGCCGCGGTGTTGCCCGGTCCGGATCTGTCCGGCGCTGCAAGGGCGGCGGTGGACCGGATCAATGCCCGCATCGGCGCGCCGCTGCGCCGCCTGCGCCCGTTCGATGTCTGGGACGATCTTGCGCCCGAACCGGTGGAAACGCTGCTGCAGGACATGCAGTCGGGCCAGGTTCCCGCGCTGATCGTTCTGGGGGCGAACCCGGTCTATGATCTGGGTGCGGGGTTCGCCGCCGCAATTTCGCGCGTTCCGCAGCGGCTGCATTTCGGTCGGCACGTGGATGAGACCGCGAATGCCTGCATCTGGCACGGCCCGCTGCATGATCCGCTGGAAGACTGGTCCGATCTGCGCGGCCCCGACGGCACGGTCGGGCTGGTGCAGCCCTTGATCGCGCCGCTGCATGACAGCCGCTCGGCCCACGAGGTTCTGGCGATGATGCAGGGACCTGCTGCGGCGTCCCCCCATGCCATCCTGCGCGAGACATGGGCAGAGGCTTGGGGCATGGACGGGTTCGAGGATCGCTGGATGCGCGCCCTGCATGACGGTGTGGTCGCAGGCACCGGCCCGGAGGAGGTCGCGGCGGCCGCATCTGCCGGCCCGGCCCGGCCCGCCGCCGCCCCCGCAGGCACGCTTGAAACAACGCGCTGCCCGTCGCCTTCGGTGCTGGACGGCAGCTTTGCCGCCAACGCCTGGCTTCAGGAATGTCCCGATCCCTTCACCAAGCAGGTTTGGGGCAACGCGGTCTGGCTTTCCCCCCAGGATGCGGGCGACATCGCCGATGGCGATCTTGTGGAACTGTCGTCGGACGGCGACCGCGTGATCCTGCCCGCGATCGTGGTCAAGGGGCAGGCGCAGGGCTGCGTGACGCTGCATATCGGATATGGCCGCGACGCCGCCGGCCCGATCGGCAGCGGCATCGGGGCGCGGGTGCAGGATCTTGGCCCCTTCGTCACGCTGCGCCCGACGGGCGAACGCGCGGCACTGGCGCGGGTGCAGAGCGATTTCGGCCAGCACGGGCGCGAGATCCTGAAACTGGCACACAGCGTCCCGTCCGAACCGCCTGCGCAAAGGCCGTCGTTCTACGCCCCCCGCGAAAGCGAGGGCCATGCCTGGGGCATGGTGATCGACACCGACGCCTGCATCGGTTGCAACGCCTGCATGATCGCCTGCCAGTCCGAGAACAACATCCCCGTCGTCGGTCCCGACGAGATCGGCCGCGGGCGCAACATGCAGTGGATGCGGGTGGACCGCTATGACCTCGACACCGGCGGCAGCGGGTTTCAGCCCGTGCCGTGCATGCATTGCGAACAGGCCCCGTGCGAGCCTGTCTGCCCGGTCGAGGCGTCGGTGCATGACAGCGAAGGGCTGAACGTGCAGGTCTATAACCGCTGCATCGGCACGCGGTTCTGTCAGGCCAACTGCCCCTACAAGGTGCGGCATTTCAACTTCTACGACTATGCCGACAAGCAGGCATTCGAGAATCAGGGCGCCGACCTGCTGCAAGCGCTGCGCAACCCCGATGTCAGCGTGCGCGCGCGCGGTGTGATGGAGAAATGCACCTATTGCGTGCAGCGCATCTCGGCCGCCCGCCGCGAGGCGAAGAAGGAGAACCGCGACATCGCCGATGGAGAGGTCGTGACCGCCTGCCAGGCCGCCTGTCCGGCGGAGGCGATCCGCTTTGGCGACCTGAACGATCCCGGCGCCGCGGTCACCGCCGCCAAGGCCGATCCGCGCCATTATACGCTGCTGGACGAACTCGGCACGCGGCCGCGCACCACCTATCTGGCCCGCGTGGTGCCGGGGGACGAGGGATGA
- the nrfD gene encoding NrfD/PsrC family molybdoenzyme membrane anchor subunit, producing the protein MSRYLPDLSRAKITDSVATPLLEQHFGRGWWTGFLVSLALTVVMGVSIVWLLLQGVGIWGVNTANVWGFALANYVWWIGIGNAGTLISSMLLLTRQRWRASVSRFAEGMTLFAAAIAGLFPIFHLGRPWLFYWLVPYPDTMGVYPQWRSPLVWDFFAIASYLLFSLMFWYTGALPDFATMRDRARTRGRQVFFGVLAMGWRNSARHWKIYQSYYTAMAALGVPLVVSVHSVVGLDFAAGLMPGWQETIFPPYFVVGAMYSGFAMVVVLAAAIRRALGLQALITTAHFDVMGKVLLFGALVLSLSYASEWFFAWYGQEKADIYVVWWQFFGTYGPIYIAMLVCNCLIPQLFWFPLFRRSLPWIVGISILINVGMWLERILIVAVTPARGHLPAQWSIYWPTIWDWLLLAGSLGFFSLMFFLFVRLVPVASMHEVKARIHQEAAR; encoded by the coding sequence ATGAGCCGCTATCTGCCCGATCTGTCCCGGGCCAAGATCACCGACTCGGTGGCCACACCGCTGCTGGAACAGCATTTCGGGCGCGGCTGGTGGACGGGCTTCCTGGTCTCGCTGGCGCTGACGGTCGTGATGGGGGTCAGCATCGTGTGGCTGCTGTTGCAGGGGGTCGGCATCTGGGGCGTGAACACCGCCAATGTGTGGGGCTTTGCGCTGGCGAACTATGTCTGGTGGATCGGCATCGGCAACGCGGGCACGCTGATTTCCTCGATGCTGCTGCTGACGCGGCAACGCTGGCGCGCAAGCGTCAGCCGCTTTGCCGAAGGCATGACGCTGTTTGCCGCCGCCATCGCCGGGCTTTTCCCGATCTTTCACCTTGGGCGGCCATGGCTGTTCTATTGGCTGGTGCCCTATCCCGACACGATGGGCGTCTATCCGCAGTGGCGCAGCCCGCTGGTCTGGGATTTCTTCGCCATCGCCAGCTATCTGCTGTTCTCGCTGATGTTCTGGTATACCGGCGCGCTGCCCGATTTCGCGACGATGCGCGACCGGGCAAGAACGCGCGGGCGGCAGGTGTTCTTCGGCGTGCTGGCGATGGGCTGGCGCAATTCGGCACGTCACTGGAAGATCTATCAAAGCTATTACACCGCGATGGCCGCGCTTGGCGTGCCGCTGGTCGTGTCGGTGCATTCGGTCGTCGGTCTCGATTTCGCGGCCGGGCTGATGCCCGGCTGGCAAGAGACGATCTTTCCGCCCTATTTCGTCGTCGGCGCGATGTATTCGGGTTTTGCGATGGTGGTGGTGCTTGCCGCCGCGATCCGCCGGGCGCTGGGGCTTCAGGCGCTGATCACAACCGCGCATTTCGATGTCATGGGCAAGGTGCTGCTGTTCGGCGCGCTGGTGTTGTCGCTGTCCTATGCCAGCGAATGGTTCTTTGCCTGGTACGGGCAGGAAAAGGCCGACATCTATGTGGTCTGGTGGCAGTTCTTTGGCACCTACGGCCCGATCTACATCGCCATGCTGGTCTGCAACTGCCTGATCCCGCAGCTGTTCTGGTTCCCGCTGTTCCGCCGCTCGCTGCCCTGGATCGTGGGTATCTCGATCCTGATCAATGTCGGCATGTGGCTGGAGCGAATCCTGATCGTCGCTGTCACGCCTGCGCGCGGTCACCTGCCGGCGCAATGGTCGATCTATTGGCCGACGATCTGGGACTGGCTGCTGCTGGCGGGCTCGCTGGGGTTCTTTTCGCTGATGTTCTTCCTGTTCGTGCGGCTGGTTCCGGTCGCCTCGATGCACGAGGTCAAGGCCCGCATCCATCAGGAGGCCGCGCGATGA
- a CDS encoding DUF3341 domain-containing protein has product MTRLLLVFDDPAALVAAARQLRGNGVADMDAHVPFHMPELDAVLDLTEPPVRAIMLGAALIVGALTWGLQWWTATRWYSINSGGRPDNSWQIFTFAVFEMGVLAAAFAGLIAMFACCGLPRLHHPFFATATTERASDDLFYLSLPDDDTVPDRIALSRLSGLRQIVEVAS; this is encoded by the coding sequence ATGACCCGTCTGCTGCTGGTCTTCGACGATCCTGCGGCGCTGGTCGCGGCGGCGCGGCAGTTGCGCGGGAATGGCGTCGCCGACATGGACGCGCATGTGCCGTTTCACATGCCGGAACTGGACGCGGTGCTGGACCTGACCGAGCCGCCGGTGCGGGCGATCATGCTGGGCGCCGCGCTGATCGTGGGCGCGCTGACATGGGGGCTGCAATGGTGGACGGCGACCCGGTGGTATTCGATCAATTCCGGCGGGCGGCCCGACAATTCCTGGCAGATCTTCACCTTCGCAGTGTTCGAGATGGGCGTGCTGGCCGCGGCCTTTGCCGGGCTGATCGCCATGTTCGCCTGCTGCGGTCTGCCGCGCCTGCATCACCCGTTCTTTGCTACGGCGACGACCGAGCGGGCCAGCGACGATCTGTTCTATCTCAGCCTGCCGGATGACGACACGGTGCCCGACCGCATCGCGCTGTCGCGCCTTTCCGGCCTGCGCCAGATCGTCGAGGTGGCGTCATGA
- a CDS encoding c-type cytochrome: MIRRAAILLALAALAACREDMVEQPKFTYLDPSEIWADGASARPLVAGTVARGAVAAQDALSGPPAITADLLTRGRERYDIFCAPCHGLTGAGDGRVVRRGFPAPPSYMTARLRAAPARHFVQVMTHGYGVMYPYADRVPPPDRWAIAAYIRALQHAAPEVPPEAPARGAVPIGGQDDR; encoded by the coding sequence ATGATCCGCCGTGCCGCGATTCTGCTGGCCCTTGCCGCCCTTGCCGCCTGCAGGGAGGACATGGTCGAGCAGCCGAAATTCACCTATCTGGACCCGTCGGAGATCTGGGCCGATGGCGCCTCGGCCCGCCCGCTGGTGGCAGGCACGGTGGCGCGCGGTGCAGTGGCGGCGCAAGACGCGCTGTCAGGCCCGCCCGCGATCACGGCCGATCTCCTGACGCGCGGGCGCGAGCGTTACGATATCTTCTGCGCGCCCTGTCACGGTCTGACCGGGGCGGGCGACGGGCGGGTGGTCCGACGCGGCTTTCCGGCGCCGCCATCCTATATGACCGCGCGGCTGCGGGCGGCGCCGGCGCGGCATTTCGTTCAGGTGATGACGCATGGTTACGGGGTGATGTATCCCTATGCGGATCGTGTGCCGCCGCCGGATCGTTGGGCGATCGCGGCCTATATCCGCGCCCTGCAACACGCCGCCCCCGAGGTGCCGCCCGAGGCACCGGCGCGCGGCGCGGTCCCGATCGGAGGGCAGGATGATCGCTGA